A single genomic interval of Oryzomonas sagensis harbors:
- a CDS encoding methylglyoxal synthase: protein MTTKQPKDKDLIPCKRIALVAHDNKKHDLIEWSLFNRDLLAQHKLYATGTTGTLLEEALRIPITKFQSGPLGGDLQIGAKIAEGEIDLIIFFWDPLEPQPHDPDVKALLRIAVVWNIPVACNRTTADLVISSPLMSSGYKRTIPDFKEYRDRFRNSKGI, encoded by the coding sequence ATGACTACTAAACAGCCAAAGGATAAGGACCTCATTCCGTGTAAACGAATCGCTCTCGTCGCACATGACAATAAGAAACACGATCTCATCGAGTGGTCCCTCTTCAACCGGGATTTATTGGCCCAACACAAGCTTTACGCCACGGGGACCACGGGAACTTTGCTGGAAGAAGCGCTCCGAATCCCCATCACCAAATTTCAAAGTGGCCCTCTTGGCGGAGACCTGCAGATTGGCGCGAAAATCGCCGAGGGCGAAATTGATTTGATCATTTTCTTCTGGGACCCACTCGAACCCCAACCCCATGACCCGGATGTGAAGGCGCTCCTGCGGATTGCCGTTGTCTGGAACATCCCCGTGGCATGCAACCGCACCACGGCCGATCTCGTTATTTCGTCCCCCCTCATGTCGTCCGGCTATAAACGGACCATCCCTGATTTCAAGGAGTACCGGGACCGTTTTCGCAACTCAAAAGGGATCTGA
- a CDS encoding sensor histidine kinase, whose amino-acid sequence MKSGLEKTDRYDLLKIIAIYAIFSCLWIYCSDTALGLIITDPATLVHISVFKGFFFVVITGTLLYQLISRYLLESRQLKEGIKNRDILFSFLYEGMMDAFASVDMTGRILQYNEVFRTMLGYEAEELRSKTYEELTPEKWHAMELRIIEEQVIPRGYSDVYEKEYRRKDGTVFPIELRTQLIRDDQGNPFAMWAIIHDITERKRVQDTLSQKSRQLEELNQSLEKRVSETIIELRQRDQMLFQQSRLAAMGEMVNNIAHQWRQPLNNVGLIIQNLQISQKSGEISGEEFDREVADTMQLIHHMSATIDDFRNFFRQDKEKHTFSVAKAVELAVGLIDATLKNGYIATELQLDTDVTAVGYKNEYSQVLLNIINNAKDVLQERRVDNPRITIRAFRDNDLSVVTVRDNGGGIDESICNKIFDPYFTTKEPDKGTGIGLYMSKVIIEKNMNGRLTVLNHRDGAEFRVELPAGFSPSVCQSD is encoded by the coding sequence ATGAAAAGTGGTCTCGAAAAAACAGATCGTTATGATCTGCTCAAAATCATTGCGATTTATGCAATTTTCAGCTGTTTATGGATTTATTGTTCCGATACGGCTCTGGGCCTCATCATAACCGATCCAGCTACCTTGGTACATATCTCCGTCTTCAAAGGTTTTTTCTTCGTCGTCATCACCGGTACGCTTCTGTATCAACTTATCAGCCGCTATCTTTTGGAATCCAGACAGCTCAAGGAGGGGATAAAGAACAGGGACATATTGTTCAGCTTTCTCTACGAGGGGATGATGGACGCCTTTGCCAGTGTCGATATGACCGGCAGGATACTGCAATACAACGAAGTCTTCCGCACGATGCTCGGATACGAAGCTGAAGAGTTGCGCTCAAAGACCTACGAGGAGCTTACGCCCGAGAAGTGGCATGCTATGGAGCTTAGAATCATTGAGGAGCAGGTTATTCCCCGGGGGTATTCCGATGTATATGAAAAGGAATACCGGAGAAAAGACGGCACGGTCTTCCCGATAGAACTGCGGACTCAACTTATTCGCGACGACCAGGGAAATCCGTTTGCAATGTGGGCGATCATTCATGACATCACGGAGCGGAAACGGGTGCAAGATACGCTTTCGCAAAAAAGCCGACAACTTGAAGAGCTTAACCAATCTCTTGAAAAACGCGTGTCGGAAACCATCATCGAACTTCGCCAGAGAGACCAGATGCTGTTCCAGCAAAGCCGTCTGGCGGCTATGGGAGAGATGGTCAACAACATCGCCCACCAATGGCGTCAGCCGCTTAATAATGTGGGGCTCATCATACAGAACCTGCAAATCTCTCAGAAGTCGGGAGAAATCAGCGGAGAGGAGTTCGACCGGGAAGTTGCCGACACCATGCAGCTCATCCACCATATGTCGGCCACTATAGATGACTTCCGAAATTTTTTCCGACAGGATAAGGAGAAACACACCTTTTCCGTCGCCAAGGCTGTGGAATTAGCTGTCGGGCTTATTGACGCCACCTTGAAAAATGGGTACATCGCGACGGAGTTGCAACTCGACACCGACGTGACAGCCGTTGGCTACAAGAATGAATATTCCCAAGTATTGCTCAACATCATAAACAATGCCAAGGATGTCCTACAGGAGAGGCGCGTCGATAATCCCCGAATTACCATCCGGGCTTTCCGTGACAATGATCTTTCGGTCGTCACGGTGCGTGATAACGGAGGCGGTATTGATGAGAGCATCTGCAACAAGATCTTTGATCCGTACTTTACCACGAAAGAGCCGGACAAAGGCACCGGCATCGGCTTGTATATGTCAAAAGTGATCATCGAAAAAAACATGAACGGTAGGCTGACGGTGTTGAATCACCGGGATGGCGCTGAATTCAGGGTAGAACTGCCGGCGGGCTTTTCTCCAAGCGTCTGCCAAAGTGATTAA
- a CDS encoding MFS transporter, which produces MGVNSREHGLLRALRSRNYQLFVAGQGISLVGTWMQQVAMSWLVYRLTGSAFLLGVIGFTSQIPTLLIAPVAGVLADRWDRRRLLMINQTFAMFQAAFLATAVLAGFAQIWLIVLLSLLLGTITAFEIPIRQSFVVELVEHREDLGNVIALNSSMVNGARLIGPSVAGILVASAGEGVCFIINGISYLAVIMALAAMRIAPRPPRLRQRHVIHELREGFAYAFGFSPIRSILLLVAFVSLLGMPYIVLIPVFAKEVLHGGAHTFGFLMTAAGCGALIGTLYLASRRSVVGLGRIIVLAVILFAVGIALFALSSYLPLSLAALAMAGFGSITLVASCNTILQTILEEDKRGRVMSFFTMAFMGMAPFGSLGAGAMADIVGVRYTLLIGAGFCLAGAGIFARNLPKIREKIRPLYIRMGIIREITLGMDVANGRPLAQGEPYERDHTR; this is translated from the coding sequence GTGGGCGTAAACTCCCGTGAACATGGCCTGCTAAGGGCATTGCGCTCCAGGAATTACCAGCTTTTCGTTGCCGGCCAAGGGATATCCCTCGTTGGCACCTGGATGCAGCAGGTGGCCATGAGTTGGCTCGTCTACCGCCTGACCGGCTCGGCCTTTCTCCTCGGTGTTATCGGTTTTACCAGCCAGATCCCCACCCTCCTCATAGCTCCTGTTGCCGGCGTGCTGGCCGATCGCTGGGATCGGCGCCGCCTTCTCATGATCAATCAGACGTTTGCCATGTTCCAGGCCGCTTTTTTGGCAACCGCCGTCCTGGCCGGTTTCGCTCAAATCTGGCTGATTGTTCTGCTCAGTCTTCTCCTGGGCACCATCACGGCATTCGAGATTCCCATACGCCAATCCTTTGTCGTGGAGTTGGTCGAACATCGGGAGGACCTTGGCAACGTCATCGCCCTCAACTCCTCCATGGTGAACGGCGCCCGCCTCATTGGGCCATCCGTTGCCGGAATCCTCGTCGCATCGGCGGGCGAAGGGGTCTGTTTCATTATCAACGGCATCAGCTACCTGGCCGTCATTATGGCGCTCGCAGCCATGCGCATCGCGCCCCGCCCTCCCCGCCTCCGGCAACGGCACGTCATACACGAGCTCCGTGAAGGGTTCGCCTATGCCTTCGGGTTTAGCCCGATACGGAGTATTCTGCTGCTTGTAGCCTTTGTGAGCCTTCTGGGGATGCCCTATATCGTTCTCATCCCGGTCTTTGCCAAGGAGGTCCTCCATGGCGGCGCCCATACCTTCGGTTTCCTCATGACCGCGGCCGGCTGCGGCGCGCTCATCGGCACGCTGTACCTCGCCTCCCGCAGGAGTGTCGTGGGGCTCGGCAGGATAATTGTTTTGGCCGTCATCCTCTTCGCCGTGGGCATCGCATTGTTCGCCCTGTCGAGCTACCTCCCTCTCTCCCTTGCCGCACTCGCCATGGCGGGGTTCGGCTCCATCACGCTGGTGGCGTCGTGCAACACCATACTCCAAACCATCCTCGAAGAGGATAAACGGGGGCGGGTCATGAGCTTTTTTACCATGGCCTTCATGGGAATGGCGCCGTTCGGGAGTCTCGGCGCCGGGGCAATGGCAGACATCGTCGGCGTCCGGTACACGCTGCTGATCGGGGCAGGCTTTTGTCTGGCCGGTGCGGGGATCTTTGCCCGGAACCTCCCCAAAATCCGGGAGAAGATCCGTCCGCTTTACATTCGCATGGGCATTATCCGGGAAATCACCCTCGGCATGGACGTTGCCAACGGGCGGCCGTTGGCGCAGGGGGAACCGTATGAACGGGATCATACGCGATAG
- the infA gene encoding translation initiation factor IF-1, with protein MSKEEAIEVEGTVIEPLPNAMFRVKLENDHVVLAHISGKMRKYFIKILPGDKVTVELSPYDLSRGRITYRAK; from the coding sequence ATGAGCAAAGAAGAAGCGATTGAAGTAGAAGGAACGGTCATCGAGCCACTGCCTAACGCCATGTTCCGTGTCAAATTGGAAAACGACCATGTGGTCCTTGCCCACATTTCCGGTAAGATGCGAAAATACTTCATCAAAATACTTCCCGGCGACAAGGTGACGGTAGAGTTGTCCCCCTACGACCTGAGCCGCGGCCGGATCACCTATCGCGCCAAATAG
- the efp gene encoding elongation factor P, which produces MYTVADLKKGLKITLDGDPYIVIAFDFTKPGKGQALYRTKMRNMINGTILDRTYRSGETFEPASLEERQMEYLYKEGTHYTFMDQQTYEQVVMEEEAMGDAKNFLLENLKVDVMLFGEKAIGVALPNFVNLRVTQTESWAKGDTSGNDSKPATVETGYVLRVPPFIDEGELITIDTRTGEYSTRVKG; this is translated from the coding sequence ATGTACACAGTAGCAGATCTGAAAAAGGGGCTGAAGATTACTCTCGACGGTGATCCCTACATCGTCATCGCCTTTGACTTTACCAAACCGGGTAAAGGCCAGGCGCTCTATCGGACCAAGATGCGCAACATGATCAACGGAACCATCCTCGACCGCACCTATCGTTCCGGAGAGACCTTCGAGCCGGCCAGCCTGGAGGAACGCCAGATGGAGTACCTCTACAAAGAGGGGACCCACTACACCTTCATGGACCAGCAGACCTACGAGCAGGTCGTCATGGAGGAAGAGGCCATGGGCGATGCCAAGAACTTCCTGCTGGAAAACCTCAAGGTGGATGTCATGCTGTTCGGTGAAAAGGCCATCGGCGTTGCGCTCCCCAACTTCGTCAACCTGCGCGTCACCCAAACGGAGTCGTGGGCCAAGGGGGATACCAGCGGCAACGATTCCAAGCCCGCAACGGTGGAAACCGGCTACGTCCTCCGGGTGCCGCCTTTCATCGACGAGGGGGAACTGATCACCATCGACACCCGTACCGGGGAGTATTCCACCCGCGTTAAAGGATAA
- a CDS encoding methyl-accepting chemotaxis protein: MTIKTKLTLNVVIVIIIIAVVAVGSIVGMSFIKTKLQYLTQRSTPFQMRTVEFQRFIQSATASLIKVETSRNQTEYSAAKPAAEKALAEVKTAQENLEALSSDTKNQTYDEFVAVAADIYSVTESKLKAEAEASAASKTIIDKIRESNLKLRELDKKIQGLQKTSSSLYSKSIETTKTVSGKVRGIEMLKLSLKDLQLNLFELQRATTRKALILAQGKFNTSLNKTQQSDYIRASSHLSGELRIIAAKSAELLKSLGASIGQANADTSNRDAQVKEINDKIGAMMLVIEQEMTTAGETYSTETGRQGGLFTQNSTATGILVDNSELISLGLTVEGMSSRLFTLATAKEVTDAEGEIQRTFVRIDKLRGELDRKLTGVRAQQEVQILRGVATSLASIKNLLLAKDGVIAKIQNRIAMEAKAAAVTVKMNEIVSKQLERGKSTVSVAQGDQEKAILTVNRMVSFTTLLIVGISAGAVIFGIIFGIWVYRSISRPLSTLQRVSSNVANGALDTDISGAGTDEIGKVQESMAVMVVNLRDMVGKIKSATFSLASSSDQMSTTSTSLEKGAGEQTARIEQSAAAITEMSQTTLEVARNTAETSEAAENMKRIAMDGKNVMQSTMTELLSFADMVKDASQKVEDLGAQSEEINNIVTLIKDVADQTNLLALNAAIEAARAGDMGRGFAVVADSVRKLAERTTEATDDIARTITKMQSSVTESVDCMKTERESVEKVLEHVNQTLASIDGIVAYVGQVTDMVQRIAVATEEQSSTSEDVSKNMNDIAGITRNIQGSFTDIKNSSVSLSALASELNVMVEWFKV; the protein is encoded by the coding sequence ATGACGATCAAAACAAAATTGACGCTGAATGTCGTTATTGTCATTATTATCATCGCCGTAGTGGCTGTCGGTAGTATTGTGGGCATGAGCTTCATAAAGACAAAACTCCAGTATCTGACCCAACGCAGCACCCCGTTCCAGATGCGGACGGTTGAATTCCAACGTTTTATCCAGAGCGCCACAGCATCCCTTATCAAAGTGGAGACATCCCGCAATCAAACGGAGTATAGCGCGGCTAAACCCGCCGCCGAAAAAGCCCTGGCGGAAGTAAAAACCGCCCAGGAAAATCTCGAGGCGCTTTCCAGCGATACCAAGAACCAGACCTATGACGAGTTTGTTGCCGTTGCAGCCGATATCTACTCCGTGACGGAGAGCAAGCTCAAAGCCGAGGCCGAGGCCAGCGCCGCCAGCAAAACCATCATCGACAAGATTCGCGAAAGCAACCTGAAGCTGCGTGAGCTTGACAAGAAGATTCAGGGGCTGCAGAAAACATCCTCGTCGTTGTACTCGAAATCCATCGAAACGACGAAGACGGTATCGGGCAAGGTCCGCGGCATCGAAATGCTTAAATTGTCGCTCAAGGACCTGCAACTGAACCTCTTCGAGCTGCAGAGGGCGACAACGAGGAAGGCGCTCATCCTGGCCCAGGGAAAATTCAACACATCCCTCAATAAAACTCAGCAGAGCGACTACATCAGGGCTTCTTCACACCTGTCGGGCGAACTTCGCATTATTGCCGCCAAATCCGCAGAGTTGCTCAAATCGCTCGGCGCATCCATCGGCCAGGCCAACGCCGATACGTCCAATCGCGACGCCCAGGTCAAGGAGATCAACGACAAGATCGGCGCCATGATGCTCGTCATCGAACAGGAGATGACGACCGCCGGCGAGACCTACTCTACGGAAACCGGACGCCAGGGGGGGCTCTTCACCCAAAACAGCACGGCTACCGGAATCCTTGTGGATAATTCGGAGCTTATCTCGCTTGGGCTTACGGTTGAGGGCATGTCGTCGCGTCTGTTCACCCTGGCTACGGCCAAGGAGGTAACCGATGCCGAAGGCGAAATTCAGCGCACCTTTGTCCGCATAGACAAGCTGCGGGGCGAACTGGACAGAAAACTGACCGGTGTACGAGCCCAGCAGGAGGTGCAGATTCTGCGCGGCGTCGCAACCAGCCTCGCATCCATTAAGAACCTGCTCTTGGCGAAGGACGGAGTGATCGCCAAGATTCAGAACAGGATCGCCATGGAGGCGAAGGCTGCCGCAGTAACGGTCAAAATGAACGAGATTGTCTCCAAGCAGCTGGAGCGGGGAAAAAGCACCGTCAGCGTTGCCCAGGGGGATCAGGAAAAAGCGATCCTGACCGTCAACCGGATGGTGAGCTTTACGACGCTTCTGATAGTCGGGATCAGCGCCGGCGCAGTTATCTTCGGCATCATATTCGGCATCTGGGTCTACCGCTCCATATCCCGGCCGCTGAGCACCCTCCAGCGGGTTTCCAGCAACGTGGCCAACGGAGCGTTGGATACCGATATTTCCGGAGCCGGAACCGATGAAATCGGCAAAGTCCAGGAATCCATGGCCGTCATGGTCGTCAATCTGCGCGATATGGTCGGGAAGATCAAATCGGCGACCTTCAGCCTGGCGAGCAGTTCCGATCAGATGTCGACCACCTCCACCTCCCTGGAAAAGGGAGCCGGGGAACAGACCGCCCGCATCGAACAGTCGGCGGCGGCCATCACGGAAATGTCCCAGACGACGCTGGAAGTGGCGCGAAATACCGCCGAGACATCCGAAGCGGCGGAAAACATGAAGCGCATCGCCATGGATGGCAAAAACGTGATGCAGAGCACCATGACGGAACTGCTGTCGTTTGCCGACATGGTGAAAGATGCGTCCCAAAAGGTGGAGGATCTGGGGGCGCAGTCGGAGGAGATCAACAATATTGTCACGCTGATCAAGGACGTTGCCGATCAGACCAATCTGCTGGCGCTCAATGCGGCCATTGAGGCGGCCCGCGCCGGCGATATGGGACGAGGATTCGCCGTGGTCGCCGACAGCGTCCGAAAGCTGGCGGAACGCACGACCGAAGCCACGGACGACATCGCCCGCACCATCACCAAGATGCAGTCCAGCGTCACGGAGTCTGTGGACTGCATGAAAACGGAGCGGGAATCGGTAGAAAAGGTTCTGGAACACGTCAACCAGACCCTGGCATCCATCGACGGCATCGTGGCCTACGTGGGCCAGGTTACCGACATGGTCCAGCGTATTGCGGTAGCCACGGAAGAGCAGTCATCCACCTCCGAAGACGTGTCGAAGAATATGAACGACATCGCGGGTATCACCCGGAATATTCAGGGCTCATTCACCGACATCAAAAATTCGTCGGTGAGCCTTTCCGCACTCGCCTCGGAGCTGAATGTCATGGTCGAGTGGTTCAAGGTGTAG
- a CDS encoding substrate-binding domain-containing protein: MKRIVLALAFVTAVMAGGTNTVHADEIKVGGGGAPIDNFIRPVRDGFEKKTGNKLNIVFTSATIAFKQLANSEIDMSAAGSTFDELLASAKKDGLDVKDPAAYHHTVIGQGNIYVVVNNNNPVGKLTGEQVKGIFTGKISNWKEVGGNDAPVIVVLSNQNPATMGSFKKLALNKEEYAKDVIEAAKFEDIRNVIASNPEAVGFGPYSIIDATVKKVETPDYARPIIAVTKGKPSPKVQHLIDYIKGEGKQFTKN; encoded by the coding sequence ATGAAGAGGATTGTACTTGCGCTGGCTTTTGTAACGGCTGTTATGGCAGGAGGCACCAACACGGTTCACGCGGATGAGATAAAGGTCGGCGGCGGCGGCGCGCCGATCGACAACTTCATTCGTCCGGTGCGCGACGGTTTTGAAAAGAAAACCGGCAACAAGCTCAACATCGTCTTCACCAGTGCCACCATCGCCTTTAAGCAGTTGGCCAACAGCGAGATCGATATGAGCGCTGCCGGTTCGACCTTCGACGAACTCCTGGCAAGCGCCAAAAAGGACGGGCTCGATGTCAAGGACCCGGCTGCCTATCATCACACGGTCATCGGCCAGGGCAATATCTATGTCGTGGTCAACAACAACAATCCGGTGGGAAAACTGACCGGGGAGCAGGTCAAGGGGATCTTCACCGGCAAGATTTCCAACTGGAAGGAAGTCGGCGGCAACGACGCCCCCGTCATCGTTGTCCTGAGCAACCAGAACCCCGCAACCATGGGGTCGTTCAAAAAGCTGGCCTTGAACAAGGAAGAGTATGCCAAGGACGTAATCGAGGCGGCCAAATTCGAGGACATCAGGAACGTTATCGCCTCCAACCCCGAAGCGGTCGGGTTCGGCCCCTATTCGATCATCGATGCGACGGTCAAGAAGGTGGAGACCCCCGACTACGCGCGCCCCATCATCGCCGTGACCAAGGGAAAACCGTCCCCGAAGGTGCAGCATTTGATCGATTACATCAAGGGCGAGGGTAAGCAGTTCACCAAGAACTGA
- the epmA gene encoding EF-P lysine aminoacylase EpmA: MSSSRLANLHLRARVIQTIREFFRSRGFLEVETPHRIPANAPEEHIEPYRSDACHLQTSPEICMKRLLCRGYGNIFQICRCWRSDERGRRHVPEFTMLEWYRADSDYFVLMRDCEELLKSVVETTSGGTALSYQGRKIEVHNGSRRITVREAFERFGGTTVEAALHDGTFDEIMVTAIEPALPQDVPAILMDYPAAAASLARLKPGDPTVGERFELYAGGLELANGFSELNDPREQRARFLEANDKRLRSGLPPLPLPEPFLADLGDMPPAAGIALGIDRLVMLCADADRIDDVVAFTPEEL; encoded by the coding sequence ATGTCGTCATCTCGTCTGGCTAATCTTCACCTGCGGGCCCGCGTAATTCAAACAATCCGGGAGTTTTTCCGTTCACGCGGATTTCTGGAGGTCGAGACCCCGCACCGTATTCCGGCCAACGCGCCCGAAGAGCATATCGAGCCCTATCGGTCCGATGCCTGCCACCTCCAAACCTCGCCGGAAATCTGCATGAAGCGGCTTTTGTGCCGCGGATACGGGAATATCTTCCAAATCTGTCGTTGTTGGCGAAGCGATGAACGCGGCAGGAGGCATGTGCCGGAATTCACCATGCTGGAGTGGTACCGGGCCGATAGCGATTATTTCGTTCTCATGAGAGACTGCGAGGAGTTGCTGAAATCCGTGGTTGAAACGACGAGCGGGGGGACGGCACTGTCGTACCAGGGCCGTAAGATCGAGGTACATAACGGCAGCAGGCGGATAACGGTCCGCGAGGCGTTCGAGCGGTTCGGCGGCACAACCGTGGAGGCGGCGCTCCACGACGGCACATTCGACGAGATCATGGTTACCGCCATAGAACCGGCCTTGCCGCAGGATGTGCCGGCCATCCTGATGGATTATCCGGCCGCAGCGGCCTCTCTGGCCCGCCTCAAACCGGGCGACCCGACAGTCGGGGAGCGGTTCGAGCTGTACGCCGGCGGCCTGGAGCTTGCCAATGGCTTTAGCGAGCTGAACGATCCCCGGGAACAGCGGGCGCGCTTTCTGGAGGCCAACGACAAACGGCTCCGGTCCGGGCTCCCGCCCCTGCCCCTCCCGGAACCGTTTCTGGCCGATCTGGGGGATATGCCGCCTGCCGCCGGAATTGCCCTGGGCATCGACCGGCTGGTCATGCTCTGCGCCGACGCGGACAGAATCGACGATGTTGTCGCCTTTACGCCGGAGGAGTTGTAA
- a CDS encoding KamA family radical SAM protein, translated as MKYINYSSVTVDKLNINQNMMPAIKAVAARYPFLVSSSYAGLIREPGDAVWRQCIPDVRELEDDGQLPDPLAEVSLSPVPGLIHRYPDRVVLLVSNRCPVYCRFCMRKRHVGCGDQPPGTERLEQALAYIGATPAIRDVTLTGGDPLMLDDASLHDILTRLRAIAHVGIIRIGTRMPVTLPERVTPELCAMLKRFHPLYVNTHFNHPAEITAASTAACGLLADAGIQMGNQTVLLRGVNDDIATMRALMTGLLGIRVRPYYLHQMDLVKGTAHFRTPLASGLEIIRALRGHISGLGVPHYVIDLPGGKGKVPILPDQFERDGDVVFLTTYRGERVAYRDITTPPA; from the coding sequence ATGAAATACATCAACTACTCAAGCGTAACCGTCGATAAATTAAACATAAATCAAAACATGATGCCTGCCATCAAAGCGGTGGCGGCACGCTATCCGTTCCTGGTCTCCTCATCCTATGCCGGACTGATCCGAGAGCCGGGCGATGCCGTCTGGCGCCAGTGCATCCCGGATGTGCGGGAACTCGAGGATGACGGCCAGCTTCCCGACCCGTTGGCCGAGGTGTCCCTCAGCCCGGTCCCCGGCTTGATCCATCGCTACCCCGACCGGGTCGTGCTGCTCGTATCGAACCGCTGCCCGGTGTACTGCCGTTTCTGCATGCGAAAGCGCCATGTGGGGTGCGGGGATCAACCTCCCGGCACTGAGCGTTTGGAGCAGGCACTGGCCTACATCGGGGCGACCCCGGCCATCCGGGATGTGACGCTTACCGGCGGCGACCCGCTCATGCTCGACGATGCCTCCCTGCACGACATCCTCACCCGGCTGCGCGCCATCGCGCACGTCGGCATCATCCGCATCGGCACCCGCATGCCGGTCACCCTGCCGGAGCGTGTGACCCCGGAGTTGTGCGCCATGCTGAAGCGTTTTCATCCGCTCTACGTCAATACCCATTTCAACCATCCCGCAGAGATCACCGCCGCATCGACGGCTGCCTGCGGCCTGCTGGCGGATGCCGGCATCCAGATGGGCAATCAGACCGTGCTCCTACGGGGGGTCAACGACGACATAGCGACCATGCGCGCATTGATGACGGGGCTTTTGGGCATCAGGGTGCGGCCCTACTATCTCCACCAGATGGACCTGGTCAAAGGCACGGCTCATTTCCGCACGCCCCTGGCCAGCGGCCTTGAGATCATCCGGGCGTTGCGCGGCCATATCTCGGGCTTGGGGGTTCCCCACTACGTGATCGACCTGCCGGGGGGCAAGGGAAAGGTTCCCATATTGCCCGATCAGTTCGAGCGGGACGGCGACGTGGTGTTTCTGACCACCTACCGTGGCGAGCGGGTTGCCTACCGCGACATTACAACTCCTCCGGCGTAA